The nucleotide sequence TATCAATCTCGTCACAGCATCGCACTATCTTGACAGCGTCATAGAGAGCCTTGATGAGCCGCTTCCTGTACCTGTCGTCTATAACTGCGGCGGCTATGAGCGAGTGGAATCTCTGCGCCGTCTTGAAGGCAAGGTGCAGATCTATCTTCCCGATATGAAGTACATGGACAGCCGTCTTGCACGTGCGTATTCGCATGCCGAGGATTATCCGCGCGTGGCGAAGGATGCCATTCGCGAGATGGTGCGCCAAGTCGGCGCGTACGTCATGGACGACGACGGCATCTTACAGCGCGGTGTCGTGATACGCCATCTGCTTCTGCCGGGTGCGGTCGAAAATACGAAGCGCGTCATCGACTGGGTGGCGAGCGAATTCCCTTCGCATATGGTATTGTTCAGTCTGATGCGCCAGTATACGCCTTGTCGAGAATTGCCCTTTCCTGCGCTCAATCGGCGCGTGACAGACGAAGAATACCAAGAGGTCGAAGACTATCTGTTCGAATCAGGTATCGAG is from Selenomonadales bacterium and encodes:
- a CDS encoding radical SAM protein, which translates into the protein MFFSGCHLGCIYCQNHDIADGHGKDVTVERLREIYGELVAKGAHNINLVTASHYLDSVIESLDEPLPVPVVYNCGGYERVESLRRLEGKVQIYLPDMKYMDSRLARAYSHAEDYPRVAKDAIREMVRQVGAYVMDDDGILQRGVVIRHLLLPGAVENTKRVIDWVASEFPSHMVLFSLMRQYTPCRELPFPALNRRVTDEEYQEVEDYLFESGIEDGFVQEEESADAGYIPQFDLAGI